One Capsicum annuum cultivar UCD-10X-F1 chromosome 2, UCD10Xv1.1, whole genome shotgun sequence genomic window carries:
- the LOC107861008 gene encoding transcription factor TCP13 isoform X2 codes for MTTGEVDPRDNVTKTPKKSSTSWTRFKDPRIVHVARAFGGKDRHSKVLTVKGLRDRRIRLSVPTALQLYVLQDKLGLDQPSKVVDWLLNEAKHDIYQLPPHQMPPIGREGLPLNELLKLKRPSNGLTGLRKDKDPQVLLEGVQRATQMMIDSDEEATKRVLPNLDLINLLKGNSNSSIFNFGLHQTDFFSRSAHSGGHHGVAIPQHEEIQNFNIMATLPSTIYMPLSSQTLVYPPAGLPQYFSHPQKFASAPEIFDPKDIGIQTLMSSCSENPSSSNRYQFFLSSTNNEEKKTKDMKF; via the exons ATGACTACCGGAGAAGTAGATCCAAGGGATAATGTTACTAAGACTCCAAAGAAATCTTCAACATCATGGACAAGATTTAAAGATCCAAGGATCGTTCACGTGGCGCGAGCATTTGGGGGTAAAGATCGCCACAGCAAAGTTCTTACAGTGAAAGGGCTGCGGGACAGGCGAATTAGGCTCTCCGTTCCCACAGCCCTTCAACTATATGTTCTTCAGGACAAATTAGGGCTAGATCAACCAAGCAAAGTTGTTGATTGGTTGCTTAATGAAGCTAAGCATGATATCTACCAATTACCTCCGCATCAAATGCCTCCAATAGGGAGAGAAGGGTTGCCTCTGAACGAGTTGTTGAAGCTCAAACGTCCCTCTAATGGTCTCACTGGTCTGAGGAAGGACAAGGACCCTCAGGTTTTATTAGAAGGCGTTCAAAGAGCAACACAGATGATGATAGATTCTGATGAAGAAGCAACAAAACGAGTTCTGCCAAATCTTGACCTAATTAATCTTCTTAAGGGCAATAGCAATAGCAGCATCTTCAATTTTGGCCTTCATCAGACTGATTTCTTTTCGAGATCAG CTCATTCCGGAGGGCATCATGGAGTGGCAATACCACAACACGAAGAAATCCAAAACTTCAATATTATGGCGACCTTGCCCTCAACAATATATATGCCATTAAGTTCACAAACGCTTGTGTATCCACCTGCAGGATTACCGCAATATTTTTCCCATCCACAAAAATTTGCTAGCGCACCTGAAATATTTGATCCAAAAGACATCGGCATTCAGACACTCATGAGTTCCTGTTCAGAAAATCCTTCGTCAAGTAATagatatcaattttttctttcttccacAAACAATGAGGAAAAGAAGACCAAGGATATGAAGTTTTAA
- the LOC107861008 gene encoding transcription factor TCP13 isoform X1, giving the protein MRYIHTDTSSSLDHQTEAYKKVYQKEKFCYEGQKMTTGEVDPRDNVTKTPKKSSTSWTRFKDPRIVHVARAFGGKDRHSKVLTVKGLRDRRIRLSVPTALQLYVLQDKLGLDQPSKVVDWLLNEAKHDIYQLPPHQMPPIGREGLPLNELLKLKRPSNGLTGLRKDKDPQVLLEGVQRATQMMIDSDEEATKRVLPNLDLINLLKGNSNSSIFNFGLHQTDFFSRSAHSGGHHGVAIPQHEEIQNFNIMATLPSTIYMPLSSQTLVYPPAGLPQYFSHPQKFASAPEIFDPKDIGIQTLMSSCSENPSSSNRYQFFLSSTNNEEKKTKDMKF; this is encoded by the exons ATGCGTTATATTCACACTGATACTTCGTCTTCTTTGGACCATCAAACAGAAGCTTACAAAAAAGTATAtcaaaaagagaaattttgttaTGAAGGACAAAAGATGACTACCGGAGAAGTAGATCCAAGGGATAATGTTACTAAGACTCCAAAGAAATCTTCAACATCATGGACAAGATTTAAAGATCCAAGGATCGTTCACGTGGCGCGAGCATTTGGGGGTAAAGATCGCCACAGCAAAGTTCTTACAGTGAAAGGGCTGCGGGACAGGCGAATTAGGCTCTCCGTTCCCACAGCCCTTCAACTATATGTTCTTCAGGACAAATTAGGGCTAGATCAACCAAGCAAAGTTGTTGATTGGTTGCTTAATGAAGCTAAGCATGATATCTACCAATTACCTCCGCATCAAATGCCTCCAATAGGGAGAGAAGGGTTGCCTCTGAACGAGTTGTTGAAGCTCAAACGTCCCTCTAATGGTCTCACTGGTCTGAGGAAGGACAAGGACCCTCAGGTTTTATTAGAAGGCGTTCAAAGAGCAACACAGATGATGATAGATTCTGATGAAGAAGCAACAAAACGAGTTCTGCCAAATCTTGACCTAATTAATCTTCTTAAGGGCAATAGCAATAGCAGCATCTTCAATTTTGGCCTTCATCAGACTGATTTCTTTTCGAGATCAG CTCATTCCGGAGGGCATCATGGAGTGGCAATACCACAACACGAAGAAATCCAAAACTTCAATATTATGGCGACCTTGCCCTCAACAATATATATGCCATTAAGTTCACAAACGCTTGTGTATCCACCTGCAGGATTACCGCAATATTTTTCCCATCCACAAAAATTTGCTAGCGCACCTGAAATATTTGATCCAAAAGACATCGGCATTCAGACACTCATGAGTTCCTGTTCAGAAAATCCTTCGTCAAGTAATagatatcaattttttctttcttccacAAACAATGAGGAAAAGAAGACCAAGGATATGAAGTTTTAA